In Flavobacterium sp. WV_118_3, one DNA window encodes the following:
- a CDS encoding helix-turn-helix transcriptional regulator, translating to MLHNLEFPDDTRPVILCDYNYRQHPILFEMPPHSHDFYEILFFENGNGTHYIDFEALPVHPNRVYMLLPGQIHYLNDISLRARALLFDKNFLDIAAMQLQLFIPFQEAKFVDIPTETQPVFKKLMELIQMEQQSETINFNLIKHYLQALLLALDKHYKPTANKKLNDRLYPVFELIKTHFTTEREPGFYAAQLQCSPKYLGSLLKSVTGKTLKQHLDQQLLLEIKKQLVQDHPINTISYDLQFEDPSYFGRFFKKHTGLTPLQFREKAHLYRTSERYSFSKWANS from the coding sequence ATGTTACACAACCTTGAATTTCCGGACGATACACGTCCGGTTATTCTATGTGATTACAACTACCGGCAACACCCTATATTGTTTGAGATGCCACCGCATAGTCACGATTTTTATGAAATTCTTTTTTTTGAAAACGGCAACGGTACTCATTATATTGACTTTGAAGCGCTACCGGTACATCCGAACCGTGTTTATATGCTTCTTCCCGGGCAAATACACTATCTAAACGACATTTCCCTTCGTGCCAGGGCTTTGCTTTTTGATAAAAACTTCCTGGACATCGCCGCTATGCAATTGCAATTGTTTATTCCGTTTCAGGAGGCTAAATTTGTAGATATTCCGACCGAAACCCAACCTGTTTTTAAAAAACTCATGGAATTGATCCAAATGGAACAACAAAGTGAAACGATCAACTTTAATCTGATCAAACATTATTTACAGGCGCTTTTACTCGCTTTGGACAAACACTATAAACCGACCGCTAACAAAAAGCTAAACGACCGGTTATATCCTGTTTTTGAATTGATCAAAACACATTTTACTACCGAACGGGAACCCGGTTTTTATGCTGCCCAATTACAATGCTCGCCAAAATACCTGGGTTCATTATTAAAATCGGTTACCGGTAAAACCTTAAAACAGCATCTCGATCAGCAGTTGCTGCTTGAAATCAAAAAACAGTTAGTACAAGATCATCCCATAAATACGATCTCCTATGATTTACAGTTTGAAGATCCTTCCTATTTTGGGCGTTTTTTTAAAAAACACACCGGATTAACGCCATTACAATTTCGGGAAAAAGCCCATTTATATCGTACTAGTGAACGGTATTCGTTTTCGAAATGGGCTAATTCCTGA
- a CDS encoding N-acetyltransferase, which yields MIRKIHPSEIEETVTLWYTTSVKAHDFIPAEYWEAHKTEMATSYLPNSDTYIFIENNTIGGFISMVDSFLAAIFVAVDQQGKGIGKQLIDFVKQEQSVIELKVYKKNAPSIRFYQKQGFTLVEESLEIGTGEIECLMQWQQPI from the coding sequence ATGATACGAAAAATACACCCTTCCGAAATCGAAGAAACCGTTACCTTATGGTATACCACCTCAGTAAAAGCACACGATTTTATTCCTGCCGAATACTGGGAAGCGCATAAAACGGAAATGGCTACCAGCTATTTGCCCAACTCCGACACCTATATTTTTATCGAAAACAATACCATTGGAGGATTTATTTCCATGGTCGATTCCTTTTTGGCTGCTATATTTGTAGCTGTGGACCAGCAAGGCAAAGGAATCGGAAAACAACTGATCGATTTTGTAAAACAGGAACAGTCCGTTATAGAATTAAAAGTTTATAAAAAGAATGCCCCAAGTATCCGTTTTTATCAGAAACAGGGATTTACCCTTGTAGAAGAAAGTCTGGAAATTGGTACCGGGGAAATCGAATGTTTAATGCAATGGCAGCAACCGATATAA
- a CDS encoding putative sulfate exporter family transporter, whose product MTFPQFSPNLKKGIYLLGITLCLFPFISAPLALLSGFILTQFIGNPFEKISHKLTKILLQFSIVGLGFGMNLTDALQTGKEGFLFTIGSITTTLILGIILGKFLRIPRKTGFLISAGTAICGGSAIAALTPIIKARESEISVSLATIFILNSIALFLFPFLGHLFGMSETQFGMWCAIAIHDTSSVVGAAQRFGDTALQVATTVKLQRALWIIPLSLATSFIFKNKESRISIPYFIFLFVLAMLWNSYFPDFRVLNDTIVLIAKKGLVVTLFLIGAGLTRESLKKTGIRPLLQGILLWFFISVVSFAVIWTTIA is encoded by the coding sequence ATGACATTTCCGCAATTTTCCCCTAACCTTAAAAAAGGAATCTACCTCCTGGGTATCACCTTATGCCTTTTTCCTTTTATCAGCGCTCCATTAGCACTTTTATCCGGTTTTATACTCACTCAATTTATAGGCAATCCGTTTGAAAAAATCAGCCATAAACTCACCAAAATCCTATTGCAGTTTTCTATAGTCGGATTGGGATTTGGGATGAATCTGACCGACGCGCTACAAACCGGTAAAGAAGGTTTTCTTTTTACAATCGGATCCATTACGACAACGCTTATCTTAGGTATTATTCTTGGTAAATTTTTACGGATTCCGCGAAAAACCGGTTTCCTGATATCGGCCGGAACGGCAATTTGTGGTGGAAGTGCCATTGCCGCATTAACACCGATTATAAAAGCGCGCGAATCTGAAATATCGGTTTCACTGGCGACTATTTTTATTCTGAATTCGATTGCGTTGTTCCTGTTTCCGTTTTTAGGACATTTATTTGGAATGAGTGAAACGCAATTTGGAATGTGGTGTGCCATTGCCATACACGACACCAGTTCGGTTGTAGGAGCGGCACAACGGTTTGGCGATACGGCACTTCAGGTTGCCACCACCGTAAAACTACAACGCGCTCTTTGGATTATTCCATTGTCACTGGCTACTTCCTTTATCTTTAAAAACAAAGAAAGTCGAATTTCCATTCCCTATTTTATCTTCCTTTTTGTACTGGCCATGCTTTGGAACAGCTACTTTCCGGATTTCCGGGTTTTAAACGACACCATTGTACTAATAGCCAAAAAAGGGTTAGTGGTCACTTTATTTCTTATCGGAGCCGGATTAACCCGTGAATCGCTTAAAAAAACCGGAATACGCCCCTTATTACAAGGAATACTGTTGTGGTTCTTTATTTCCGTAGTATCCTTTGCTGTGATCTGGACGACAATAGCCTAA
- a CDS encoding LysR family transcriptional regulator, translating to MSDIRLKVFHTVASHLSFTKAADVLCITQPAVTKNIKELETELDIRLFERRGNKITLTEAGEILYRHAESIFEIYRKIQYDLGLLKEKQAGELLLGASTTLSHYILPPILANFYKHFPDIRISLLDANTEKIEEAVLQKKVVLGIVEGKSKNKDLKYVPFLKDEIVAVVHTSQELANKDRIGKEELLSIPLVLRENGSGSLEIIAHELRKHDIPINGLNLIMQLGSTESIKSFLANSNCMALLSISAVSKEIIEGQFKVIDIDDIDIKRVFYFTHLQGQLEKIPEMFVRFAQNSITKSYNL from the coding sequence ATGTCTGATATACGCCTAAAAGTATTCCACACTGTCGCCAGTCACTTAAGCTTTACCAAAGCGGCGGACGTCTTATGCATCACCCAACCGGCAGTCACTAAAAATATCAAAGAACTGGAAACCGAACTGGATATCCGTTTATTTGAACGCCGGGGAAATAAAATAACCCTTACAGAAGCCGGGGAAATCCTATACCGACATGCGGAATCGATTTTTGAAATCTACCGGAAAATCCAATACGATCTGGGATTGCTAAAAGAAAAACAGGCCGGCGAATTGTTATTGGGTGCCAGCACCACACTGAGTCATTATATTCTTCCTCCGATACTGGCAAATTTTTACAAACATTTTCCGGATATCCGAATTTCACTACTCGATGCCAATACCGAAAAAATCGAAGAAGCCGTATTACAGAAAAAAGTAGTACTGGGAATTGTGGAGGGGAAATCCAAAAACAAGGATTTAAAATACGTACCTTTTCTAAAAGACGAAATTGTAGCTGTAGTACATACTTCGCAGGAATTGGCCAACAAAGACCGAATCGGCAAAGAAGAACTTCTAAGTATTCCGTTGGTGTTACGGGAAAACGGTTCCGGTAGTCTGGAAATTATCGCGCATGAACTTCGCAAACACGATATTCCAATAAACGGATTAAACCTGATTATGCAACTTGGCAGTACCGAAAGTATAAAATCGTTTCTGGCCAATTCCAACTGTATGGCTTTGCTCTCGATTTCGGCGGTTAGCAAAGAAATCATAGAGGGACAATTTAAAGTCATTGATATCGATGACATCGATATTAAACGGGTATTTTACTTTACGCATTTACAGGGACAGTTGGAAAAAATCCCGGAAATGTTTGTACGATTTGCACAAAACAGTATAACCAAAAGTTATAACTTATAA
- a CDS encoding DNA alkylation repair protein codes for MTVRKGARTIAQIPPEIREQLNNGSIESANLNEWLAINHKQLLEAVLTHWNRKDYLNDILTDIANLKKQTVTVVNETIGVRLLTQSYLYNDTTLFEKLATHPSDTVRCWATYFIGKSDHSLEEKLERMRPFAADTHFGVREISWIALRADITENLEQAIRLLTPWTVSENEYIRRFACESIRPRGVWCKHIETLKETPEPALVILEPLKSDNSKYVRDSVANWLNDASKTRPDFVVNLCKNWEKESQSKETIYIIKRALRSINR; via the coding sequence ATGACCGTACGAAAAGGCGCCCGAACCATCGCTCAAATCCCTCCGGAAATACGGGAACAACTCAACAATGGCAGTATCGAATCGGCCAACCTGAACGAATGGCTGGCCATCAACCACAAACAACTGTTGGAAGCGGTACTCACGCACTGGAACCGCAAAGACTACCTCAACGATATTCTGACCGATATAGCCAATTTGAAGAAACAAACCGTTACGGTTGTCAACGAAACGATTGGTGTGCGTCTTTTAACCCAAAGTTATCTTTACAACGATACAACGCTATTTGAAAAACTGGCCACACATCCGTCGGATACCGTACGTTGTTGGGCGACTTATTTTATTGGAAAAAGTGACCATTCACTGGAGGAAAAACTGGAACGGATGCGTCCATTTGCTGCGGATACCCATTTTGGCGTACGGGAAATCAGCTGGATTGCACTTCGTGCCGATATTACCGAAAATCTGGAGCAGGCCATTCGTTTACTCACACCGTGGACCGTTTCCGAAAACGAATATATCCGTAGGTTTGCCTGCGAATCCATCCGGCCAAGAGGTGTTTGGTGCAAACATATTGAGACCTTGAAAGAGACACCTGAACCGGCCCTTGTAATCCTGGAACCCTTAAAATCGGATAACTCCAAATATGTCCGCGACAGCGTAGCCAACTGGCTTAATGATGCCTCCAAAACCCGACCGGATTTTGTAGTCAATTTGTGCAAAAATTGGGAAAAAGAAAGTCAAAGTAAAGAAACCATCTATATAATCAAACGCGCCTTACGAAGTATAAACCGATAA